The genomic window gggaagaaagtaaaaaaataagaaacgacACTGACGACAGCGCGTGAACGTACACCATTTATtggccgtaaaaaaaaaaaaaaaaagaaaaaaaagaaaaatagtgaGAGACGTTCATATTTGTCGTATGCAAAACTTACTCGGTCTTCTTCTCCGGCTGCCTTcgattttgacattttttgtATCGTACCGCGCGGGTTGATTAGCAGATCGGTCGATGACGAGTGACAGTTGGTTTGATTGATTGGTTGATTGGTTGGTTGGTTGGTTGGTTGATTGGTTGGTTGGTTTTGTGTGTTGTATGTGGAGATACACacagacagagagagagacagggagtgaataaacaaaaaaaaagaaagaagaagacggAGTCATAAATCACAATCGGTAAGAGAAATCTAGCGTGTTGCGCGGTGCAAACGAGACTTCGAAAAGCGATTATTCTTCATCTACGCTCTTCTCGCTatcgattcgcgcgcgttCGTTAGCTGTAATCCAACTCGACGTTCTAGTTCTACGAAAGAAGAGCAAAACTGATCGACGATATAACGACATTTCCatgaaaagaggaagagaaatagaaaaagaaatagagaaagcgAGTGGTTCCGGTCTTGCCTTATGgatcttaataaatatatctcgaTAGAACTCCATATCTCATAAatctttatatctttataaataaaagagaaaaaaaaagaagggaaaaaaactAACCGGACCTGCCGttcaatttgaatttttaattagaagcTATCTATCGAGAAGCTACTCGCGACTTATTTAATCGCGTAGTTGAAATGGAGATTTTTCTCCGCGATCGCGTCTTCGTAAGTAGCTACAGCGCTCGTTACAAGCCTCAGAAACTTACTTCCtgaaatgagaaaacgaaacaaTTCGCATGTTAGAAAGATACCGATGAGCGTAATTGCGGAAACATTTAACAAAGGTGGACACTTACACTTCCTCGACTTCCTCCTCGCTGCTGCAAAAGAGAAAACGGAAAAAGTCCAGTTTAGTCAGGGTGGAAATAGCATCGTGGCGATCAGGGCGAATGTGAATTAAACGAGCGAGGGGTAAGGGGGTAGATATTTACGAGGGGGTATCGCTTTTGAAAATCAGGGACTTAAAGtctttttaaaattgcttCAAATTCCCGTATTGtattttcgtcaatattttattgttccttccttttttcgtaaaatataaacctATAATCCGATTATGACGATGAGCAGCAACAGTTTctacatttttacttttatatgcTGGATTCGACagatttatcaaattttatttcaatcttttcttattaaaaaatttttttttccaataaaatGTTCtcttctaataaataattacattatataacTAGTTCATTTTACGAAATGCTTTAGAAAGTTTGAAGCAACAATGCAAGACAGAAAAagctgagaaaaaaaaaaaaaataaaaaataagaaacagaATAATAATCGTGCAAGCGTGTGAAAATGTCACCGAGTGACAATTAGGGATTGACTGAAGTATCCGAGTATCGCTTTGAGTGCTTATTAAAGGGTTCGTGCGTGGGTGCGATTGGGACGTGACGCACGCAGGGTCGGGCACCGGGTCGGCAAAGTTAGACGGCAAATGTGTGAAACATTGGAACACGACGAGGCCACAGATCATGGGCGATGTTCAACCTTACGTGGGCAATATCTAAAACTTCTTTCGGACTTTCGGTATACTTTTCGGGCTTCGTACGATACGTGATCAACGTTCGGCGTGCTATATACGATCTTGCCACTTTGACTTCGGCTAAGATTCCGATTTCTCGAGTCTGAAAATCACTGGGCGCGTGTATCTCTCGCGCTTCGCTCTCGCATATCGGATTTACCCTTCGCGGAGAGCGACGACGTCGCGTACTTTACAAGtcgtttattttgaaaatcatGCAAACTCGGTTATCCCGAGAAAGATGTGGAAAGACTAGCTGAGGGTGGCTTTTCGCCGTAGGCCGCGGAGAATTTTTTTCGAGCGCACCTACAGGCGGAATTCGCgagcgtatattaaaattaaagttgcaTCAGTTTCAAAATAAGCGATGGATCGGCGAATAGAAATTTGTCGATCGATCGACGCTGGGCTTGAGAGTAATGATTGATTGCGCTACTTACGAGTATTGCTCCTCGTCGTCAGACATGTTGGCGGCTGTTTAAAGCTCTGCAACACAGAAACGAGACGTCGATTACCAGGCAAAtaagacgttttttttttttttttttttcaacgatgcAAACTAAAAGCAAACTATGTTTCCGCGTTAAAGTATcgctaattaaataacgcTGCTCGACGAAGACTGTGGCGCACTGCGCGATCCCTCGCGAGGAAGGAATTGCGTAATTTGAATTCGCAACACTCGTAACACCCTTGCGTTATATCGTCGGGGGAGTGAAATATCCGTGACGTTTAACATAACTGTCACAGCTTTTGTAACTCAACTATGCGTGTAATTCGGTGCTGGTACCAGCCTCGACGTTCACGATTAATTCCGCGTCAACGATCTCGATCGGCTCGCTTGCCAACGGCGCGATAAACTCGTCGAGATAAACGGGCGAAGATTGAGAAGGGAAcgggaaaattgaaaattccAGCAGGTGACGAAAGGGATCCGCGGCGACGGGGGAGGAGGAAGCAAGGGGGGTAAGCACTGGGGGAAACGAGGCACGAAGGACGCGGACGTAGAAAAATGCTCGCGTTCGGCCGAACCTTGCGTGGAAAAAGGGCACCCCGGAGGAAAGCCGAAGCTGAATGGGCCGGACCGGTGCGCACCGACGTTCCCGAAGTAATCCGATACTCCgaggcgagaaagagaaaatgccAGTTTGCTAACCCTGGCCGCAAGCACCGACGTCGCGCACAAGCTCTATAAGGAGCCCGTCCCCTTCTCTGCCACGTCGCTCTAATTTTAGAGATACAACACGCTCGGTTCCTCCCGTGCTGTACTTTACGCGGGCCGAAATCGCCGGTGCTCGTAACACTAGACGACGACGCCGACGACTTCGACCGGGCGAGAAATGTCCTGGACACCCGCGGGAACGTTCGCGAGACAACGTCGAATCTTTGCCGCCGCCTGGAATAATTAACGTCGCTATAACTAACCGGCGACTCCGCGATTTAATTACAACTCGCCATTGTTAATTCACTTGCTGCGAAATAAGTCGAAATCAGCTTGGGTATTATTAATTCTCAGCCCGACGCGAATCGACACCCCAACCTTAGACCATTCGTTCGACATCGCATTGCAATTTCATAAGATTCCAATCGTTCTTTCCTCGTAACAATGTTCACTCGTATAGACTTCGGTGACGTCAAGTACTAATAATAACGtaacaaaaatgttattaagGAAACGGCGAGTAAAAAATGGACACAAAAGTACGAAGAAATAGAAGAGGAAGATGTCTTTTTCGCGCGAGAGGAGTCCGCGATTAAAGTTTACGAGGGTCATTAATCTACGTCATAAGGATACCGAAGAGATAACAAAACGCGCAACACGGTCTTACATCAATCAACTTTTTCATATAATCGTTCACTCGTACGTCCGTCacaccgtaaaaaaaaaaagaacatttttacACTTAAACGCGGCCCGATTTTTCTCACTGAGCAAGTAGATAAAGTCCGCGCTTCGAGCGGACGCGCCATTCACAAGATTTTCACTGGCCGAGCCATCGAGCGGCTCAGATACATCGCTCACTTTATCTCTTAAAAGTTTCGatggaaaacgaaaaaaaaaaaaaatccctctTCGAGTAATTTCACGTCTCTCTTTTGAAGAATGGATTGCACGATCGATCCTCGGAACTTCGCTAGAACGTCCGCTCGTTCGCCAAGTCGGTTCGCCGCGCGATCAACTTCGCCGAAAGTAGAATCGCTACCTGGATGAGGACTTCCGCTAGAAATTTCTCAAGTCTATTACTTCATCTCGCATCACGTCATTCTCACGTACACAACAGTTCACACTGCGGGGGagggaaaacaaaaaaaaaaccgtgcaGCTTATATCACGAGTGCTCCTCGAAACAAGTAGAAAACGAGGGGGGATGCGTCGCGCCCTCGTTAAGAGTATTCCGAAGAAataagggaagaaaaaaagaaaaaaaaaaaaaaaaagagagaaaaagaaagagaaagagaaaggcaCGCGAAACGATAAAGCACAgagtaaaaaatgtttaacttaCACTCGGGGTGATTAATGTGCGTGTGCTTGCGCGCGCGTAAGAGTGCGTGCGCGAGCGCGTGTACGTCGGTCGTGTATGTAGTCGTGGGTAAGTAGTTTTTTCACGGGGGTGGCCCAGCCGGGTGAAATCGcaagggagaaaagaaagagagagaaagcgaggcACGCGCACGCACAGGAGGAGCTTGTCCCGGTGGAATGTGGAGTCCGCGACAGCCTGAGCCGCTCTGAGATCCGCCAAGTGCTTCGCGGCCGGACATCAGCGGCTCCGTGCCCGCTTCGGTTTAGAGCCTCTCGTTTCCTcgctcttctttctcttcctctctctctctctcgttcttcttCTATTATTAGAACGATGATCTGCGTACGCGGACCACCGGGAGCAAATACAATCCTGGTTGATACTATTTTCGTGCCTTTCGCAGCGAGTCGCACGCAACTTCTCCTGCGGCGGCTACGGCGACTCCGACTTTTCCGCCGAACGGTTTCGACGAACGATTGCTCCAAAAGTAGGCCTGTTACAATCTCACGCCCCCACTTCCCGGTGATCGTTGACAATGGCGAACCGTCTGCGATACCCGACGAGAACGTAGAGATGCCGAGAATCTCGTCTTTTACGTTGTAGAACGTGACCCAGTAcgttagatattaattaaattcccgTCCCACGCATGTAATTGCATACACGTAACTGTGTACAATTGTATTACTCTTTACGTCCCAGTCGTTTCAGTGCGCTTTCATTTCTGGTTAATATAATCTATAATAGAATCGATGTTTCTTTTCTGAAAGATAACAACGAATAATTACTTTATCGAGATAACAAAAACTATTACactttcaataattttcaatctACGTTAAAATATCAGATACTCTCCTCTCAAGTTACTTTTCCACACTCTTCGCGACTCATCATTgccgaaaagaaaataatacattacgGGAAACCGGGGCAGTCTGAGTGACAAAATAGAAACCGCGATGGAATCTTGTTGAAGGACACGAGGTATCTTGTTTCGTTAAATTAGTGGAAAGGAAAAAGGCTGCCTTATTAACAACGCCGTCATTATCGTCGTTACTGAAGTTTAATCTCGGTGCAGGGTTGAATCTCGCTGTGCCTCCTTATATGGTGAGAGACGTACGTGGGAGATCACGATGATGCGGTATAAAGTTGCCGAACGCGAATACGATCCTGCGGTGTGTCCGAGACTTCTCGATAGCATGAAACTGTCCGCGCAATTTAAAACAAGAGATGTAACCCGATGAGTTTGTTCGATAGTCATTGCACGAATTGTCGTTAAACACTTCATCACGTTTTAATGGGCATACAAATTTTTGCTGCTGAAATAGCGAGGTGCAGGGTGGTAAAAACGTACTGAAATTAGGCCTTCTCAAGTTTCAAAATACAAAATCTATGTTCTGTACGTTAATTTATTGACGCATCCAAAACAAAATGGAAAAGtagcaataaaaatacagaaacgATGTGTTGAAATAGTCGCAATGTCAAACGAAATGTTCATCTTTTCGGCTTTAAAATATTAGGTACAATCGGTCGTTTAAACGGTCTATCTTTTCCTCCGAATCTAAGTTGCCCTGACTCCTTCTTGCCACCAAAGCCACCACCTGAAAAAGTATCAGATAGTCGAAATTCTTTGTACTTGTCTGTGagggtatatatatatttcattattaattatatataccaAGTCTCCTGGGTTTCCATCCCTTCAAACTGCGGCCACATTCataatcaataaatattttataacccTTTAATGTAGCATCAGTGGTTCGTCTCAGTGCTCTCCTGGCTTCCTCTTCGCTTTTCATTTCCACAAATCCATACCCCTGAGAGAGTCCTGTCACCACATCTACTATTACCTTCGCCGAAATAACATTTCCATATTTCCCAAAGAACTAAATAACAATTTCAAATATGCGAATAGTTAAGataagcaataaaattatcaaataaattattttattatgataaatattacCTCTTTTAGATCATAATTAGTGATTTTAGGACCAAGTCTAGCGACAAATATAGTTCTTTCTGCTTTTGATTCCAAATTATGTGGTGGCTCATAATGCATTAGCATTGCTCTACTAACAGCCTTATCATGAGGCTGAGTATCTGTCCCGTCGATACTGCCTGCTTTCAGGGGATCATATTCTTTGGCATAAGGGCTCCAGTTTTGCAATACGTTTTCACTCtagcgcataaaaaaaattcaatagaGTAACATTCCTTAGAACCAATCACaaattatacttaataaagaaaatactcACCATGTTagatatatttacatataatatcaaaaatgcatttaatatttagttaatAAATAGGGTTAATTTGTCAGACAAAGTTTTTAACTGAATATtgaagaataaattatatttctcttacATCTTGAACGCTAAACTTAATTAACTGACAAACGATGTGCTCCACGTGACGATTCACCAACGACAAGAAGTAAACAAAATGGATTCGAAACTCCAACTCTATCTATAAAGACGAACGTAAAACTACGTAGCCACGTTCGTGAATTTTCCAATAGATAATGCAGTTTCGGTTCAAATTCGTGCTGTATTCATAA from Cardiocondyla obscurior isolate alpha-2009 linkage group LG19, Cobs3.1, whole genome shotgun sequence includes these protein-coding regions:
- the LOC139110001 gene encoding U11/U12 small nuclear ribonucleoprotein 35 kDa protein; translated protein: MSENVLQNWSPYAKEYDPLKAGSIDGTDTQPHDKAVSRAMLMHYEPPHNLESKAERTIFVARLGPKITNYDLKEFFGKYGNVISAKVIVDVVTGLSQGYGFVEMKSEEEARRALRRTTDATLKGYKIFIDYECGRSLKGWKPRRLGGGFGGKKESGQLRFGGKDRPFKRPIVPNILKPKR